In Methylotenera versatilis 79, the DNA window GTAATCCGCTACAGCACGCGCTTTATCTGATTGGGCGTGTGCTTGGTGTTCTGACGGCATTAAGGTCGTATCGTTGAAAAAAACCTCAAATAATTCGCGGATGATGCGCATGGCTTTGGCGCTCATGCGGTTAACCTTGTAGTGATGATATAAATTTTTACGTAAAAATTGTTTTAGCGCATGATTTTTTTTCGTCATGTCTGGACTAAAACTAATCAAGTAGGGCGCTTGGCGAATATCTTGAATATTTTTCGGTGCGAGTTGTGCAATGTTCTGCGTGCTGGTGTGACATAAATCGACAACCAAAATGTTAATCATGCGGCGAACAGTTTCGTGTATTAGTCGCCTATCTTCAAGTTTAGGATATTTAGTTTTGACTATTTCAAGCTGTGAATTAAACAACTCTACTTCTTGCAGTTGCTCAATGGTGATTAAGCCTGAGCGCAAGCCATCGTCGATATCGTGATTATTGTAGGCAATTTCATCTGCAAAATTGGTTAATTGTGCTTCTAAACTAGGGTTGGTTTTGTCAAGAAAGCGTTGACCAACATCGCCCAATTGTTTGGCATTTTTAATTGAGCAATGTTTTAAAATGCCTTCACGCAGTTCAAATGTTAAATTGAGGCCATCAAATTCGGCGTAACGTTGTTCTAATTTATCCACCACGCGTAATGATTGCAAATTGTGCTCAAAGCCGCCGTAATCGCGCATGCAATCATTTAGCGCATCTTGGCCAGCGTGACCAAAAGGCGTGTGGCCTAAGTCATGCGCAAGTGCAATCGCTTCAGTTAAGTCTTCATGCAAGTGAAGAGTGCGTGCAATACCGCGGGCAATCTGTGCGACTTCTAAGCTATGTGTTAAGCGGGTACGAAATAAATCGCCTTCATGGTTCACAAAAACTTGTGTTTTATATTCTAAACGGCGAAAAGCGGTAGAGTGAATAATCCGATCGCGATCGCGTTGAAAAGCGTTACGTAGAGGCGAAGGTGGTTCTTCAAAACGTCTGCCAAGCGTGATTTCAGGATTTGCTGCGTAAGCGGCGAGCGTATTCATGTTCAAGTTAATGCTAGCGTTTGGTTTAATTTATCCGTATCGTAATCACTGGTAATCACGGCTTTACCGATGCCTTGTTGCAATACCAATCTTATCTTTCCATCGGCTACTTTTTTATCGTTTGCCATTAAATCTAAATATCTGTCTGCTCCCAATTTAGGCGCTTGCAATGGCAAATTTGATGCATTTAATAGGTTAAGTATGCGTGTAAATTCATCGGTTTTTAACCAGCCCATTCGCTGTGATAAATCTGCCGCCATGATTGTGCCTGCGGCCACTGCCTCACCATGCAACCAAACGCCATAGCCCATCGCATTTTCAATGGCATGGCCAAATGTGTGGCCGAGATTAAGCAATGCACGCTCGCCCGTTTCATGTTCATCTATCGCAACAACTTCGGCTTTATTTTCGCAAGAGCGATAAATAGCGTAGCTGATTGCGGCTTCATCTAATGACATTAATTTGCTGATATTGACTTCTAACCAGTCAAAAAAATCCGTGTCGCGAATCAAGCCGTATTTAATCACTTCGGCTAAACCGGCCGATAACTCACGTGGCGATAAAGTTTTAAGCGTATCAATATCGGCCAATACCAATTTAGGC includes these proteins:
- a CDS encoding deoxyguanosinetriphosphate triphosphohydrolase, with amino-acid sequence MNTLAAYAANPEITLGRRFEEPPSPLRNAFQRDRDRIIHSTAFRRLEYKTQVFVNHEGDLFRTRLTHSLEVAQIARGIARTLHLHEDLTEAIALAHDLGHTPFGHAGQDALNDCMRDYGGFEHNLQSLRVVDKLEQRYAEFDGLNLTFELREGILKHCSIKNAKQLGDVGQRFLDKTNPSLEAQLTNFADEIAYNNHDIDDGLRSGLITIEQLQEVELFNSQLEIVKTKYPKLEDRRLIHETVRRMINILVVDLCHTSTQNIAQLAPKNIQDIRQAPYLISFSPDMTKKNHALKQFLRKNLYHHYKVNRMSAKAMRIIRELFEVFFNDTTLMPSEHQAHAQSDKARAVADYIAGMTDRFAIREHRRLFTVEEYL
- the aroB gene encoding 3-dehydroquinate synthase encodes the protein MQTLQVALDSRSYPIHIGSNLLNQADLILPHLKRKNVAIVTNTTVAPLYLAKLSKTLRDAGVTVIEIILPDGEAYKNADTLNLIYDALLKNRCERSTTLIALGGGVIGDLTGYAAATYLRGVPFIQIPTTLLSQVDSSVGGKTGINHPLGKNMIGAFYQPKLVLADIDTLKTLSPRELSAGLAEVIKYGLIRDTDFFDWLEVNISKLMSLDEAAISYAIYRSCENKAEVVAIDEHETGERALLNLGHTFGHAIENAMGYGVWLHGEAVAAGTIMAADLSQRMGWLKTDEFTRILNLLNASNLPLQAPKLGADRYLDLMANDKKVADGKIRLVLQQGIGKAVITSDYDTDKLNQTLALT